A segment of the Ipomoea triloba cultivar NCNSP0323 chromosome 1, ASM357664v1 genome:
acaatattattaataaacttGGGGCAAGCACATGGGTCGAGAGCAAAACAATTATAGtgtcactaaaataataataaacttaaggGCATGATATGAAAAGTAACTAAAACTTCAAATTGTCATTCTCTGTACTCAATCAAAATATAGATctcagaaaataaaataaattgaattaagCACCAACGTAATTTATAAAGCACTTGAAAATAACATATCCCCGTCACTAAAagcaataattaaattattgctCAACCTCGGTTGTCAAGACTCGGGGCTATCCCCCGTCACTAAAagcaataattaaattattgctCAACCTCGGTTGTCAAGACTCGGGGCTCCGAGGTCAAGTCTCGTGCTCAACCAATGATGTCATGATCAAAGCCATACCTCGACCCCAAGCTTCCAAGGTCGAGCCCAGAGCTCGACTTCGGCCCCAGGCTAAGGCTGAGCTTGGTTCTTGGCCTCAGCCTAGGCCTCGGCTACGGTCACCTTGGTTGAACTCCGGGCTCGGCCTTGGTCAAGTGAGTCGGGAGTGGTCAACGTTGTTATAACTAATTTCCTTATTTACGGGGACGATTGAGAAATAACTTAGTATATGTTATTGTCTTGTTAAGACATCATCAATCTATTTGTAATAACATTACAGTATTCCTAAAGACAACATTCTTGTCCTTTTCCATTAACATTCTTGTTTTtacattcatatattttatcttcattattattcattattctttaattattaggTTAAATAATTTGGACTACCCCACTAATgtgaaaataccaaaaaaaaaaaaaaaacttgcttCCACTTtaccaaattaaataacattatattcttTCTATAAATATTCTAGGAGTTGTGAATATTCTATAATGTACAACGAAGAACTTACATTTGACCAACCTCAAGTAGTCCTATTCACGCGGTTCCTAAAGCATTAAAATAATACAACCATATCATGCATCTTCAAATCTTCACCATATATACTTGATTGTGATAGACATTAAATAAAACGTACAACCATGCCGCATCTGATCTTGATTTGGTTTTGCTTGTTCATGAGCCTCATCACCAAAGGTGATTCTGATCCGACATATTATTGCCCAAATACAACTTCATACACTCCTAACAGCACATATAAAGCCAACCTCGATTCTCTTCTCTCCAATCTTTATTCCAATGCCACCAGAGACAATACTAATGGTTTCTACTACACCACCGTCGGTTCCAACGACACCGTGTACGGCTTGTTCTTGTGCCGGGGCGACGTCGCCCCGGACGTTTGCGGCGGCTGCATTGGAGTTGCCCGTGAAAAGATATTGGAGCTTTGCAGCTATGGGAAGACCGCCATGATTTGGTACGGTAAGTGCATGTTGCGATACTCGGAGAAGTCGATGTTGGGGATATTGGACCAGACGACCTCGTTTACGAAGAGAAACAGGAACGACACTCAACCGAATGAGTACATGAAGTTGGTGGGGAACGTGTTGGATCAGGTAACCACTCAGGCGGCGTCAAGTGGGTCTGCCAAGAAATTTGCAGTGTTGGAAGCTAATTTTAGCGCGTTTGAGAGGGTGTACGCTCTTGGACAGTGTACCCCTGACCTTTCTGTCTCAGACTGTCAGATATGCTTCAGAAATGTTATTGCATTGCTGCCTCGTTGCTGTTATGGAGCCGTGGGGGCTCAAGCTGTGTACCCAAGCTGTAACATTAGGTATGAGCTTTTCCCCTTCTACAATCACTCCGCCGAGGCAGCACCGCCGGCACCGCCGCCTAACAATCCCCCTCCACCATCAACTACGCTTCCCAATTCCTCTAGCACCAAAGGTATATTCAATTCTTTAACAAACCATTGAATGCAGTATACATAATGGAAATTAAATATGCAAACATTCAGTAATCCGAGTTTGATTCCAATAAGGAACAATTTCTCCTGGACCAGCACcggtgcctcccggagcgagaCGGGATTAGTCGAGTGGACCTGGACTATAAGACAAACGGAGAAAGACACAGAACACCTcgtgaattaaaaaataataataatagtaatctTGTTCATGCAGGGAATAAAGGAAAAGTGATTATTGCAGCCTCTGTAGCGTCAGTCACGGGGGTATTACTCTTCGTTTTGTGCTTCTGTTTCTTGAAAAAGAGAAGAGCAAAGAAGGACCTTTCTCATGTGAAGGAGACAACTActggtaatatatatactacaatatTTCTTGGGAATTCAATATATATCTGTTCTTGTTAgtaattttgtcaattttatgtGTGTAGACATGAATGAAATTCTAATAGAGGAATCCGTTCAATTCGAATTTAGTACTATTGAAGCTATCACAAATTACTTTTCCCCTAATAATAAGATTGGTGAAGGTGGATACGGTGCTGTTTACAAGGTAAATTCTAATTTAGTCTTTCGATGTATTAAATTACATTGGATGTCAATTATGGATTTTAATTGTTCGGTAAGGATAATTATATTGGTGGTATATTCAGGGAAGGCTTCCCACTGGGCAAGAGGTAGCCGTGAAGAGGCTATCAAAGAGTTCAACACAGGGAGTTGAAGAATTCAAGAATGAGGTAGCATTGGTGGCTAAGCTTCAGCATAGAAGTTTAGTAAGGGTGTTGGGATTTTGCTTGCAGGGAGAAGAAAAGATACTTATTTATGAATTTGTTCCCAACAAAAGTCTTGACTACTTTTTATTTGGTTAGTTACAATTTACCAAATTATAAAATAGCTTCTCTTTACCATCATGGATTTTATTGATTGAAGTATAGAGATCAAAATAATAGCCTGCAGATCAGACTTTGGGACATAAATTCTGTTAATTGTTATGCAGATGCTGAGAAGAAACAACTATTGAATTGGTCCACTCGTTACAAGATTATAGAAGGAATAGCTCGTGGACTCCTTTATCTTCATGAAGATTCCCgtcttaaaattatacatcggGATCTTAAAGCAAGTAACATATTATTAGATGGAGATATGAACGCAAAAATATCCGATTTTGGTTTGGCAAGAATATTTATGGTAGATCAAACCCAAGCAAATACAAATAGAGTTATCGGAACATAGtaagttttaatttaaatttcaccATTCTTCCTAAAGAAACTTAGAACAGTAGTTGTTCTTGTTTGATTAAATCCTTTCTTTATGTTATGGTCTTCAGTGGTTACATGCCTCCAGAATATGCTTTGTATGGTTTGTTCTCTGTGAAGTCTGATGTCTTCAGTTTTGGAGTTCTACTCTTGGAGATTATAACTGGAAAGAAAAACACCTCTTTTTCCATGGAATCAAGTGGAGCTCAAGATCTTCTTAGCTATGTgagtatatataacaaaaacTGAAAGTGTATATTCAATTAAAGC
Coding sequences within it:
- the LOC115999692 gene encoding cysteine-rich receptor-like protein kinase 25, giving the protein MPHLILIWFCLFMSLITKGDSDPTYYCPNTTSYTPNSTYKANLDSLLSNLYSNATRDNTNGFYYTTVGSNDTVYGLFLCRGDVAPDVCGGCIGVAREKILELCSYGKTAMIWYGKCMLRYSEKSMLGILDQTTSFTKRNRNDTQPNEYMKLVGNVLDQVTTQAASSGSAKKFAVLEANFSAFERVYALGQCTPDLSVSDCQICFRNVIALLPRCCYGAVGAQAVYPSCNIRYELFPFYNHSAEAAPPAPPPNNPPPPSTTLPNSSSTKGNKGKVIIAASVASVTGVLLFVLCFCFLKKRRAKKDLSHVKETTTDMNEILIEESVQFEFSTIEAITNYFSPNNKIGEGGYGAVYKGRLPTGQEVAVKRLSKSSTQGVEEFKNEVALVAKLQHRSLVRVLGFCLQGEEKILIYEFVPNKSLDYFLFDAEKKQLLNWSTRYKIIEGIARGLLYLHEDSRLKIIHRDLKASNILLDGDMNAKISDFGLARIFMVDQTQANTNRVIGTYGYMPPEYALYGLFSVKSDVFSFGVLLLEIITGKKNTSFSMESSGAQDLLSYAWKHWREDRALEVVDQSLGGLYSRNEVIQCIRVGLLCVQEEVEDRPTMANVMLMLNSHSSSWRSPNPPAYFNGGSQMILAGQEGDLSISKSLPLSVNEASISELDPR